A stretch of the Rosa rugosa chromosome 5, drRosRugo1.1, whole genome shotgun sequence genome encodes the following:
- the LOC133709989 gene encoding galactinol synthase 2: MSPPEQTNGVPKRAYVTFLAGNGDYVKGVVGLAKGLRKAKSAYPLVVAVLPDVPEEHLQILESQGCVVRPIEPVYPPESQTQFSMAYYVINYSKLRIWEFVEYEKLIYLDGDIQVFDNIDHLFDMPNGYFYAVMDCFCENTWSHSPQFKIGYCQQCPEKVQWPADMGSPPPPYFNAGMFVYEPGLPTYHDLLETVQVTPPSSFAEQDFLNMYFKDIYQPIPPVYNLVLAMLWRHPENVDLDRVKVVHYCAAGAKPWRYTGKEEYMEREDIKMLVKNWWDIYEDPSLDYNYNDDVIVKAENERTAKLGPFIAALVDAGVDHQRSAPSAA; encoded by the exons ATGTCTCCTCCAGAACAGACAAACGGAGTACCAAAGAGGGCATACGTGACCTTCTTGGCGGGCAACGGGGACTATGTGAAAGGTGTGGTTGGTCTGGCCAAGGGCCTCAGAAAGGCCAAATCTGCCTACCCACTTGTGGTGGCTGTGTTGCCAGATGTTCCCGAAGAGCACCTTCAGATTCTTGAGTCTCAGGGGTGCGTTGTGCGCCCGATTGAGCCAGTCTACCCTCCTGAGAGCCAGACCCAGTTTTCCATGGCTTACTATGTCATCAACTACTCAAAGCTCCGTATTTGGGAG TTTGTGGAGTATGAGAAGCTGATTTACCTGGATGGCGATATACAAGTGTTTGATAACATTGATCACCTGTTTGACATGCCCAACGGCTACTTCTACGCCGTGATGGATTGCTTTTGTGAGAACACATGGAGTCACTCTCCTCAGTTTAAGATCGGATACTGCCAGCAGTGCCCTGAAAAGGTGCAGTGGCCAGCAGACATGGGCTCGCCGCCACCACCTTACTTCAACGCCGGCATGTTTGTCTATGAGCCTGGTCTTCCAACTTACCATGATCTGTTAGAGACCGTCCAAGTCACCCCTCCTTCCTCATTTGCTGAGCAG GACTTCTTGAACATGTACTTCAAGGACATATACCAGCCTATCCCTCCGGTGTACAACCTTGTCTTGGCAATGCTGTGGCGCCACCCTGAAAATGTTGACCTTGACAGAGTGAAGGTTGTTCATTATTGTGCTGCG GGAGCAAAGCCGTGGAGGTATACTGGTAAGGAAGAGTATATGGAGAGGGAAGACATAAAGATGCTGGTGAAGAACTGGTGGGACATTTATGAAGACCCTTCATTGGATTACAATTACAACGACGATGTTATTGTGAAGGCCGAGAATGAGCGTACTGCAAAGCTTGGACCTTTCATTGCTGCGTTGGTAGATGCTGGTGTTGATCACCAGAGAAGTGCACCATCTGCTGCTTAA